The Hymenobacter oligotrophus genome has a window encoding:
- a CDS encoding OmpH family outer membrane protein, whose product MKNSLQLALNAILLIAVGVLFYLHFAQKPAAPAPVAAATAPAKETKVVALDTAKAAPALPEDNLRKVAYVESSKLLDQYKGLQDARKAFERKIAGWERQHEQNVRGLQAAAQAYEKTAAGLTDEQRAATVQRLQAQEQQVAAKQQQLQQQAQQEEAKMTEQVLTRVNKLLEAYGKENDYDLILVAGGGTIAYARPGLDITKEILGRLNAEYANRSKK is encoded by the coding sequence ATGAAGAATTCGCTTCAACTGGCGCTGAACGCTATCCTGCTGATAGCCGTGGGCGTGTTGTTTTACCTCCACTTCGCCCAAAAGCCCGCTGCCCCGGCGCCCGTTGCCGCGGCCACCGCGCCCGCCAAAGAAACGAAGGTTGTCGCCCTCGATACGGCCAAAGCAGCGCCGGCCCTGCCCGAAGACAACCTGCGCAAAGTCGCCTACGTGGAGTCGAGCAAGCTCCTCGATCAGTACAAAGGCCTGCAGGATGCACGCAAGGCGTTTGAGCGGAAAATAGCCGGCTGGGAGCGTCAGCACGAGCAAAACGTGCGCGGCCTGCAAGCCGCCGCCCAAGCCTACGAAAAAACCGCTGCCGGCCTCACCGACGAGCAACGCGCCGCTACCGTGCAGCGCCTGCAAGCCCAAGAGCAGCAAGTAGCCGCCAAACAGCAGCAGCTGCAGCAGCAGGCCCAGCAAGAAGAAGCCAAGATGACCGAGCAGGTGCTCACCCGCGTGAACAAACTGCTCGAAGCCTACGGCAAGGAAAACGACTACGACCTGATACTGGTAGCCGGCGGTGGCACCATTGCCTACGCCCGCCCCGGCCTCGACATTACGAAGGAAATACTGGGCCGCCTGAACGCCGAGTACGCCAACCGCAGCAAGAAATAA
- a CDS encoding succinylglutamate desuccinylase/aspartoacylase family protein, producing MSTPARNPDILLNNHIIGPGEQLLTRLVISKLPSGSVIDVPVHVFRAVEPGPTVLLMAGMHGDEVNGIETIRRMIRRGQLQRPLRGTIIAIPILNIYGFLNFSREVPDGKDVNRSFPGSPRGSVASRVAHRFMREIMPLVDYGIDYHTGGAARSNHPQVRCLLGEDAETDALATAFAAPFTLHADLRPGSLREAAMRQGRRIIVYETGESLRLDEYGIEIATAGTFRFLKHLGMLAEAPEPTQAPVVCRKHTWLRAKFAGLFRTHLQTGQYVEKGQEYGIVADPYGEMAVRLVAPVSGYIIGLNHMPVVNQGDALLHIGVPERG from the coding sequence TTGAGTACGCCCGCCCGCAACCCCGATATCCTGCTCAACAACCACATCATCGGCCCGGGCGAGCAGTTGCTCACGCGGCTGGTAATTTCCAAGCTGCCCTCGGGCTCGGTTATCGATGTGCCAGTGCACGTGTTTCGGGCCGTGGAGCCCGGGCCCACGGTGCTGCTGATGGCCGGCATGCACGGCGACGAGGTAAACGGCATCGAAACCATTCGGCGCATGATTCGGCGGGGGCAACTGCAGCGCCCGTTGCGCGGCACCATCATCGCCATTCCCATCCTCAACATCTACGGCTTCCTCAACTTTTCGCGCGAGGTGCCCGATGGCAAGGACGTGAACCGTTCGTTCCCCGGCTCACCCAGGGGCTCGGTGGCTAGCCGGGTGGCGCACCGCTTCATGCGCGAAATCATGCCCTTGGTTGATTACGGCATCGATTACCACACGGGCGGCGCGGCGCGCTCCAACCACCCGCAGGTGCGTTGCCTGCTGGGCGAAGACGCCGAAACCGATGCCCTGGCTACCGCTTTTGCCGCGCCCTTTACCCTGCACGCCGATTTGCGCCCCGGCTCGTTGCGCGAGGCGGCCATGCGGCAAGGCCGCCGCATTATCGTGTACGAAACCGGCGAGTCGTTGCGGCTCGATGAGTACGGCATCGAAATAGCTACTGCCGGCACCTTCCGCTTTCTCAAGCACCTAGGCATGCTGGCCGAAGCGCCCGAGCCCACGCAGGCCCCGGTGGTGTGCCGCAAGCATACCTGGCTGCGGGCCAAGTTTGCGGGCCTCTTCCGGACGCACCTGCAAACCGGCCAGTACGTGGAGAAAGGGCAGGAGTACGGCATTGTGGCCGACCCCTACGGCGAAATGGCCGTGCGGCTGGTGGCGCCGGTAAGCGGCTATATTATCGGCCTCAACCACATGCCCGTGGTAAACCAAGGCGACGCGCTGCTGCACATTGGCGTGCCGGAGCGAGGGTAG
- a CDS encoding HelD family protein — MPKPPVINATEQEEREYLEEIKEQLTLAVKRVDDAVRQFSGELRQQKQYLHEHQSGLDEADMVAAGQSIDRMAFTGTAAVARRRRLLKLVQSPYFGRLDFVTPNQVSTPVYIGVHSFLDERTHQNRIYDWRAPISSLFYDFELGEASYDSPTGPVPGRIALKRQYRIRDGRMEFMLDSDVNIHDDVLQRELAKSSDDKMKNIVATIQRDQNAVIRNEDATVMVIQGVAGSGKTSIALHRIAFLLYRFRDTIAAKDILIISPNKVFADYISNVLPELGEEHIPELGMEELAADLLQGQFRFQTFFEQVAALLERHDAAFIERIRFKSSAEFLSQLNQYLLHVENNYFSVADLRVGRTVVPGAFIQQKFKAYHRVPLLRRFGQVANDVRAYVRDKVDRKLTGGEKATIGEGIPRMFRYANVLEFYRDFYRWVGRPDLLKLDPQRPLEYADVFALIYLRIRMEGLAGYDHVKHLLVDEMQDYTPVQYAVLSRLFHCRKTILGDVSQTVNPYSASSAETIERVFPQADVVRLNRSYRSTLEITAFAQRISPNPHIMPLERHGPEPAVVRYASPAEELQAVQELVAAFRSSGNHSLGIICKTQRQAAQVHEALQGPGVYLLTEESTAFKEGVIVTTAHLAKGLEFDEVIVPFASARNYRTEVDKSMLYVACTRAMHRLTLTYTAEPTAFLSA; from the coding sequence ATGCCAAAGCCGCCAGTGATTAACGCCACCGAACAAGAAGAACGCGAGTACCTCGAGGAGATTAAAGAGCAGCTGACGCTGGCGGTAAAGCGCGTGGATGATGCGGTGCGGCAGTTTTCGGGCGAGCTGCGCCAGCAAAAGCAATACCTGCACGAGCACCAATCGGGCCTCGACGAGGCCGACATGGTGGCCGCCGGGCAATCCATCGACCGCATGGCCTTTACGGGCACGGCAGCCGTGGCCCGGCGCCGCCGGCTGCTTAAGCTGGTGCAGTCGCCGTACTTCGGCCGCCTCGATTTTGTGACACCGAACCAGGTGAGCACGCCGGTGTACATCGGGGTGCATTCGTTTTTGGATGAGCGGACGCACCAAAACCGGATTTACGATTGGCGGGCGCCCATTTCTTCGCTGTTCTACGATTTTGAGCTGGGCGAGGCGTCGTACGACAGTCCAACGGGCCCCGTGCCCGGGCGCATTGCCCTGAAGCGGCAGTACCGCATCCGCGACGGGCGCATGGAGTTCATGCTCGACAGCGACGTGAACATCCACGACGACGTGCTGCAGCGCGAGCTGGCCAAGTCGTCGGACGACAAGATGAAGAACATCGTCGCCACGATTCAGCGCGACCAGAACGCGGTTATCCGCAACGAGGACGCGACGGTGATGGTCATTCAGGGGGTGGCCGGCTCGGGCAAAACCTCCATTGCCTTACACCGCATTGCCTTTTTGCTCTACCGCTTCCGCGACACCATTGCGGCCAAGGACATCCTCATCATCTCGCCCAACAAGGTATTCGCCGACTACATCAGCAACGTGCTGCCCGAGCTGGGCGAGGAGCACATTCCGGAGCTGGGCATGGAGGAGCTGGCCGCCGATCTGCTCCAGGGGCAGTTCCGGTTCCAGACGTTTTTCGAGCAGGTAGCAGCCTTGCTCGAGCGGCACGATGCGGCCTTCATCGAGCGGATTCGGTTTAAGTCGTCGGCGGAGTTTTTGAGCCAGCTAAACCAGTACCTGCTGCACGTCGAGAACAACTACTTCAGCGTGGCCGACCTGCGCGTGGGCCGCACCGTGGTGCCGGGGGCGTTTATTCAGCAAAAGTTTAAGGCCTACCACCGCGTGCCGCTGCTCCGGCGCTTTGGGCAGGTGGCCAACGACGTGCGTGCGTACGTACGCGACAAAGTGGACCGCAAGCTCACGGGCGGCGAAAAAGCCACCATCGGGGAGGGCATACCGCGCATGTTCCGGTACGCGAATGTGCTGGAATTTTACCGCGACTTTTACCGCTGGGTTGGCCGGCCCGATCTGCTCAAGCTCGACCCGCAGCGGCCCCTGGAGTACGCCGACGTGTTTGCCCTGATTTACCTGCGCATTCGCATGGAGGGCCTCGCCGGCTACGACCACGTAAAGCACTTGCTCGTTGACGAAATGCAGGACTACACCCCGGTGCAATACGCCGTGCTGTCGCGCCTGTTCCACTGCCGCAAAACCATTCTGGGCGACGTCAGCCAAACGGTGAACCCGTACAGCGCCTCCTCGGCCGAAACCATCGAGCGCGTGTTTCCGCAGGCCGACGTGGTGCGGCTGAACCGCAGCTACCGCTCCACGCTGGAAATTACCGCCTTCGCGCAGCGCATCAGCCCCAACCCGCACATCATGCCGCTGGAGCGCCACGGTCCGGAGCCCGCCGTGGTTCGCTACGCCAGCCCGGCCGAGGAGCTGCAGGCCGTGCAGGAACTGGTGGCAGCCTTCCGCAGCTCCGGTAACCATTCCCTAGGTATCATTTGCAAAACCCAGCGGCAGGCAGCGCAGGTGCACGAGGCGCTGCAGGGCCCCGGCGTGTATTTGCTTACCGAGGAGTCAACGGCTTTCAAGGAAGGCGTCATCGTTACCACTGCTCATTTGGCCAAGGGGCTCGAGTTCGACGAGGTGATTGTGCCCTTTGCCTCGGCGCGCAACTACCGCACCGAGGTAGATAAAAGCATGCTGTACGTGGCCTGCACCCGCGCCATGCACCGCCTCACGCTCACGTACACCGCCGAGCCGACGGCCTTCTTGTCGGCTTAA
- the rimK gene encoding 30S ribosomal protein S6--L-glutamate ligase, translating to MKLAILSREPKLYSTKRLVEAAELRGHQVEVVDHLQCNLVLEKGAPSIVYEGRKLEGFDAIIPRIGASVTFYGTAVVRQFEMMKVRTAIESQAIVRSRDKLRSMQILARAGVGMPKTAFTNYSDEVLEMIQQVGGAPVIIKLLEGTQGLGVVLAETEKAAQSVIEAFHNLKARIIVQEFIAESKGADLRAFVVNGEVVGAMKRQGKEGEFRSNLHRGGTGKLVKLTRAEKAAALLATKALGLGIAGVDMLQSKRGPLVLEVNSSPGLEGIEKATGLDIAGKIIEYTEELSKRKKDSKKKVGPKSAAKTLPDTQSD from the coding sequence ATGAAACTGGCGATTCTCTCGCGTGAGCCCAAGCTGTACTCCACGAAGCGCCTGGTGGAAGCGGCCGAGCTGCGCGGCCATCAGGTTGAAGTCGTTGACCATTTGCAGTGCAACCTGGTGCTCGAAAAAGGCGCGCCCAGCATTGTGTACGAGGGCCGCAAACTCGAAGGCTTCGATGCCATCATCCCGCGCATCGGGGCCTCGGTCACCTTCTACGGCACGGCCGTAGTGCGCCAGTTTGAAATGATGAAAGTGCGCACCGCCATCGAAAGCCAGGCCATTGTGCGCTCCCGCGACAAGCTGCGCTCGATGCAGATTTTGGCGCGCGCCGGCGTGGGCATGCCCAAAACCGCCTTCACCAATTACTCCGACGAGGTGCTGGAGATGATTCAGCAGGTGGGCGGTGCACCGGTTATCATCAAGCTGCTCGAGGGCACGCAGGGCCTGGGCGTGGTGCTGGCCGAAACCGAAAAAGCAGCGCAGTCGGTTATTGAGGCCTTCCACAACCTCAAGGCCCGCATTATTGTGCAGGAGTTTATTGCCGAAAGCAAAGGTGCCGACCTGCGCGCATTTGTGGTGAACGGCGAGGTGGTAGGGGCCATGAAGCGCCAGGGCAAAGAGGGCGAGTTTCGCTCGAACCTGCACCGCGGCGGCACGGGCAAGCTGGTGAAGCTGACGCGCGCCGAAAAAGCCGCTGCCCTGCTGGCTACCAAAGCCTTGGGCCTAGGTATTGCCGGCGTGGATATGCTGCAGAGCAAGCGCGGCCCATTGGTGCTGGAGGTAAACTCGTCGCCGGGGCTGGAGGGCATCGAAAAAGCCACCGGCCTCGATATTGCCGGCAAAATCATTGAGTACACCGAGGAGTTGAGCAAGCGCAAAAAAGACAGCAAGAAGAAAGTAGGCCCCAAATCGGCGGCCAAAACCTTGCCCGATACCCAATCGGATTGA
- a CDS encoding ATP-dependent zinc protease family protein, which yields MKKAHPRRPPKRIVGRRELVDFPQFQLRGVEAKVDTGAFTGAIHCSNIHVDTLPDGRPLLRVLLLDDAHPAFHGRPLQFEEFSLRDIRSSNGEVQERYVIRAVIRLFGEDFETEFSLSDRSDMKYPVLIGRLLLRRARLMVDVSRRNVSYKSQHLHIAE from the coding sequence AGCGTATCGTAGGCCGCCGCGAGCTTGTCGACTTTCCGCAGTTTCAGCTGCGGGGGGTAGAGGCCAAGGTGGACACCGGCGCGTTTACGGGCGCCATCCACTGCTCCAACATCCACGTGGATACCTTGCCCGACGGGCGCCCGCTGCTGCGCGTGCTGCTGCTCGACGATGCGCACCCCGCGTTCCACGGCCGGCCGCTTCAGTTCGAGGAGTTTTCGCTGCGCGACATTCGCTCCTCCAACGGCGAAGTGCAGGAGCGTTACGTAATTAGGGCCGTAATTCGCTTGTTCGGCGAAGATTTCGAGACGGAATTTTCGCTTTCCGACCGCTCCGATATGAAGTACCCCGTACTTATTGGCCGGTTGTTGTTGCGCCGGGCCCGGTTGATGGTGGATGTGTCGAGGCGCAACGTGTCGTACAAAAGCCAGCACCTGCACATCGCCGAGTAA